One Megalops cyprinoides isolate fMegCyp1 chromosome 23, fMegCyp1.pri, whole genome shotgun sequence genomic region harbors:
- the zc3hc1 gene encoding nuclear-interacting partner of ALK produces the protein MATFGGSGNRVDNFDGKNKSPLVTPQKVRQLLNEVVVSEDKRRNCVEQEAEQVAPNGLVDVPCEAVSKEAFFSRVESYSCLKWAGKPSVLSPLRCARYGWINIDCDMLKCSCCQAFLCASLQASQDIQKYEGRILELTKLLQTQHEKFCFWPDFPCPDRFWMVPVNEPGVLLSAFLERFKSSCQLELQLPAMKPEHLKDMCVTEEVIGVLLQLIEEELRKESRSPAKMMSEPLSVQVAACIVALCGWAASPTLNSLHLPVLTCSYCQRKVGLWSFHQIEGMAGDVECALSAPSTPVSGQEGRADRLTPASPSPCRMKLRSQDATRSEQTEPSPSPVVVRTRSRDSPSPIEESPSPLQRGKRPVTRSRGQGEATGGEVPSSPQRKAKRPRLSSTGSQEAPMHRNVFDPVAQHRDWCPWVSVGKEGALNMPAEPQSPPPDTDSPQPGWKAALNLFLSMKKCLSPTGASPSQGLHDKSKRVFKIFRQWQVSSSQ, from the exons ATGGCGACGTTTGGCGGCAGTGGAAATCGTGTTGATAACTTCGATGGAAAAAATAAGTCTCCTCTCGTTACACCACAGAAAGTTCGTCAGCTTCTGAATGAAGTAGTCGTGTCCGAGGACAAGAGACGGAATTG TGTGGAGCAGGAAGCCGAACAAGTGGCTCCCAACGGCCTTGTCGATGTTCCCTGTGAAGCTGTGAGCAAAGAAGCATTTTTCTCACGAGTGGAGTCATATTCA TGTTTAAAATGGGCTGGAAAGCCATCTGTTCTCTCCCCCTTGAGATGTGCAAGGTATGGCTGGATCAACATAGATTGTGACATGTTAAAGTGCTCATGTTGCCAGGCCTTCCTCTGTGCATCTCTCCAGGCTTCTCAGGACATCCAGAAAT ATGAAGGACGCATACTGGAGTTGACAAAACTACTACAGACGCAACATGAAAAGTTTTGCTTCTGGCCAGATTTTCCATGTCCAG ACCGGTTCTGGATGGTTCCAGTCAATGAGCCAGGAGTGCTTTTAAGTGCCTTTCTGGAGCGCTTCAAGAGCTCCTGCCAGCTGGAGCTTCAGCTTCCAGCCATGAAGCCAGAACATCTAAAAGACATG TGTGTGACGGAGGAAGTCATTGGCGTGCTCCTGCAGCTCATTGAGGAAGAGCTGAGGAAGGAGAGTCGGTCACCTGCCAAGATGATGTCTGAGCCCTTGTCTGTACAGGTGGCCGCCTGCATTGTGGCCCTCTGTGGCTGGGCTGCCAG CCCCACCCTGAACTCCCTGCACCTCCCTGTCCTCACCTGCTCCTACTGCCAGCGCAAGGTGGGACTTTGGAGCTTCCACCAAATTGAGGGTATGGCTGGGGATGTAGAGTGTGCTCTCAGCGCACCGTCCACCCCGGTGTCCGGGCAGGAGGGGCGAGCGGACAGGCTGACGCCCGCCTCGCCCTCGCCGTGCCGCATGAAACTCCGCAGTCAGGATGCCACACGCTCCGAACAG ACCGAGCCCAGTCCGTCCCCTGTGGTGGTCCGCACCCGCAGCAGGGACTCCCCCAGCCCCATCGAGGAGTCACCCAGCCCCCTCCAGAGGGGAAAGCGCCCTGTGACCCGCAGCCGAGGGCAGGGGGAGGCGACGGGTGGGGAGGTGCCCTCCAGCCCCCAGCGGAAGGCCAAGCGCCCTCGCCTCTCCTCCACTGGCAGCCAG GAAGCCCCCATGCACAGGAATGTGTTTGACCCCGTGGCCCAGCACAGAGACTGGTGCCCCTGGGTCAGTGTGGGGAAGGAGGGCGCTCTCAACATGCCTGCTGAACCCCAGAGTCCGCCTCCCGACACAGACAGCCCCCAGCCAGGCTGGAAGGCCGCGCTCAATCTCTTCCTGTCCATGAAGAAGTGTCTCAGCCCAACAGGGGCCAGCCCCTCTCAG GGTCTTCATGATAAGTCAAAGAGGGTGTTTAAGATATTTCGACAGTGGCAAGTGTCTTCCTCTCAGTAG